From Equus quagga isolate Etosha38 chromosome 3, UCLA_HA_Equagga_1.0, whole genome shotgun sequence, one genomic window encodes:
- the CXXC4 gene encoding CXXC-type zinc finger protein 4 has translation PRLGKAGCAPEPALQMANTNFLSGLAPEHCRPLAGECMNKLKCGAAEAEIMNLPERVGTFSALPALGGLSLPPGVIVMTALPSPAAASAAVTDSAFQIANLADCPQSHSSSSSSSSGGAGGANPAKKKRKRCGVCVPCKRLINCGVCSSCRNRKTGHQICKFRKCEELKKKPGASLERTPVPSAEAFRWFF, from the coding sequence CCGCGGCTGGGCAAGGCGGGCTGCGCGCCCGAGCCGGCGCTGCAGATGGCGAACACGAACTTCCTCTCCGGCCTGGCGCCCGAGCACTGCAGGCCCCTGGCGGGCGAGTGCATGAACAAGCTCAAGTGCGGCGCGGCCGAGGCCGAGATCATGAACCTGCCCGAGCGCGTGGGCACCTTCTCCGCGCTGCCGGCCCTGGGCGGCCTGTCGCTGCCCCCGGGGGTCATCGTCATGACGGCGCTCCCCTCCCCCGCGGCCGCCTCGGCCGCCGTCACGGACAGCGCGTTCCAGATCGCCAACCTGGCGGACTGCCCGCAGAGCCActcgtcgtcgtcgtcgtcgtcgtcggGGGGCGCCGGCGGGGCCAACCCCGCCAAGAAGAAGAGGAAGCGCTGCGGGGTCTGCGTGCCCTGCAAGCGGCTCATCAACTGCGGCgtctgcagcagctgcaggaacCGCAAAACGGGACACCAGATCTGCAAATTCAGGAAATGCGAAGAGCTCAAGAAAAAACCTGGCGCTTCGCTAGAG